The nucleotide window CCGTCGATTGCGCCTGCGGTTCCGGCCAGTTGACCACCCTCCTCGCCGGCCGTTTCCAAAACGTCCTCGGCACCGATGCCAGCGCCACGCAGATCGCATCCGCCGCTCCGCACGATCGCATCACCTACCGCACCACGCTCGCCGAGGACACCGGCCTGCCGGATCACTGCGCGGACCTCATCACCGTCGCCCAGGCCGCGCACTGGCTGGACCTCGACAAGTTCTACACGGAAGTCCTCCGCATCGCCCGCCCCGGTGCCGCCATCGCCCTCATCACCTACGGCAAGCTCCATATCGCTGACACCATCGATGCGGTGATCGATGAATTCTACGATGGCACCATCGGCTCCTACTGGCCGCCGGAGCGCCGCATCGTCGAGTCCGGCTACCGCACCCTCCCCTTTCCCTTTGAGGAAACGCAGCTCCCCCCGCTCGCCATCGAGCTCCACTGGCGCTTCGAGGACCTCATCGCCTATCTCGGCACCTGGTCCGCCGTGAAGGCCGCGGAAAAAGAACTCGGCCCGGAGGTCATGCCGCGCTTCGCGGAAAAACTCCGCCCCCATTGGACCGATCCCGCCACGCCGCGCCTCGTCCGCTGGCCATTGTCCCTCCGTGTCGGCCACATCCGCCCGGCCTGACGAAAGATCCCGCGCCCAACTCCCGAATACACCCGGACACATGATCAAACCCATCGCTCTATCACTCCTGCTCGCCTCATCGCTCGGCGCCGCGCCCATTCCCGTCTATCTCGGCACCCAGACCGGAGGAAAAAGCAAAAGCGAAGGCATCTACGCCACCACCTTCGATCCGGACAACGGCAGCTTCGGCCCCGTGACTCTCGCCGCGAAGTATTCGCAGCCCGGCTTCCTCACACTCCATCCGGACAAGCCGCTGCTCTACTGCACCGGCACTCCGCTCACCCCCTTCGAGGACAAGACCGACTCCATCGCCGCCTTCCGCATCGAGGCCGATGGCAAGCTCACCTTCCTCAAGGAAGGCTCCACCGGCGGCCGCGGCGCGTGCCATCTCAATCTCGATGGCACCGCGCGCACCATGGCCGTCGCGAACTACGGTGACGGTCGTATTTCCACCGTCCGTCTCGATGCCGGCGGCCTCCCGGAAAGCGTCGCCTCCGTCATCACCAATACCGGCACCGGCCCGAACAAGGTCCGCCAGGACAAGCCCCACGCCCACGGCGTCTATTTCACCAAGGCCAACAACCGCCTCTACATCCCGGACCTCGGCCTCGACAAGGTCTGGGTCCATCCCTTCGACGCCGCCACCTCGAAGCTCGGCGAGCCCACCTTCACCTCCACCGAGCCCGGTGCCGGCCCCCGCCACATGGCCTTCACCGCGGATGAGAAGCACGCCTACATCATTGACGAACTGGACAACACCATCACCGCCTGCCGCAACACCGATGGCAAGCTGGAGCCCATCCAGCGCATCGGCACCCTGCCGGAAGGCTGGAGCGGTGAGAACACCACCGCCGAGATCGAGATCTCGCCGGACGGCCGCTTCGTCTATGGCTCGAACCGCGGCCACGACTCCATCGCCGTCTTCTCGCGGGATGCGGATAGCGGCAGGCTCACCTTCGTCCAGCACGCCCCCTGCGGCGGCAAGCTGCCACGCCACTTCAAGATCGCTCCGGGCGGCAAGTGGCTGCTCTGCGCCCACCAGGAAACCGCCACCCTCACCGCGCTGCCGCTCGATCCCGCCACGGGGAAACTCGGAGCTCCCGGTGAGCCGATCGCCTGCCCGAATCCCATTTGCATCCTCTTCGTCATGGGGCGAAAATAATTCCAGAAACCCCTTGCGTTTTCCCGCAAACCGACCATTTTTGCGGCCCGCCGCAAGCGGATTACCAACGCCTCGTTAGCTCAGTTGGTAGAGCAGTTGACTCTTAATCAATTGGTCCTAGGTTCGAGTCCTAGACGGGGTACCACTTTCAAAGCAAAGGGCTTAGGAGCAATCCTAAGCCCTTCTGCTTTACCGCCCGTTCCCACCGTGGGAAATACTCCTCCTACCGCCCCCGCGGTGGTGCGACAGATCTTCCCGGACGCCAAGCGGGGGAAAACAGGAGCGAGTTGGATGCATCGGCGGCACCTTGCTCCAGTGCTTCAATGATCGCACGGGCCATGCGTTCCACCGGATAGCAGAAGTGTGATGGCTCCGGCTCCATGGCATCCATTTCCGCGGAATGGGAGAGACAGATCACGGATGCATGCTCCGGCACCCGCAGCCCCAGCGACGCGAGGCATGAAAACACCGCGAGGAACGGACGCAGATGATTTACGATGATTGCCGTAGGTGGCGTGAGCCGCCACAGGCGGCGGATGGCTTCATGGAGATCCTGCGGCGTGTCTCCATCCACGACGGGAGTATTGAAAAGATCCGAGTAGGGAATGTCCCTCGCGGCGAACTCCCGTTCCACGATGTCGCGCACCCTGGCGACCACCCGGGGATTTCGTTGGAACAGGGGCATGGTGATGCGGGTGTGGCCCGCGTCGAAAAGTCGTGCGAGCGATGAAACCACCAGTTCCCGGTAGCAGACCGCAAAGGCGGCCACCGTTGCCGGTGGAGTCGCCACGCCCAGCGCCACGGTCCGGATGCCGCGGGCCTTCACGGCATCGGCCAGCTCGCCCTCCACATCCAGCACCACCGCATGGGAGACCTCCAGCCCGGCGATCCGCCTGAGTTGCTCGGATCGTTTCATGCCGCGCGGCAGATGAAGCCGCTGCACGGGACGGGGCAGCCGCCGCTCCAGGATGAGAAACAAGGCCAGGTGATCGCTGGACCGCTCCATCGGAGGAGACTCATAGATCAGCACGGAGCCGCGGGGCGCCACATGCGGCTGTGGTCCGTGGATCAACATCGCGGATCGCCTGCCGGGACCGGAAATGAGGCCTTCTTCCCGCAGCATTCCCAGTGCGGCCTCGACGGTCCTGCGCGTGGCTCCGAACTCGGACATCAGCCGGAAGACCCCGGGAAGCCTGCCCGTCCATTCGCGCCACTCGATCCGCCGCCGGATCTCATTGGCCAATTGCACCGGCGGGGACAGGAACCTGAACGTTTCCATCAATGGCAGTGTGGTTCGTGCGATCTGAAGTGCCACACCAAACTGATGTCACTCCATCGAATCATGGGATGCAGCCCCCTCCATCTATGTCATGCGGAGCATAGATAGGTGTACGGATTAGCCGTTACCAGGGACGCCCGGTGATTCATCAGGTCACCGCCATTGTCCCGCATGTACCACGGACCATGGCAACCGGCAGGACGTCACCGGAACCGGGACTCCCGCCGTCCTCAATCCGACAACCCCTACATCATGAAAAAAACACTACGTTTCGTGTTCTTCCGCTGCTTCACCGCGGTCCGGAGAACCCCGGGAATCCAGGCCGCATCGATCACCGCGGCCCTGCTTGGTTCCCTTCCTTCGGCACGCGCCCAGGCACCTCCCGCCGCCATGACAAAAGTTTACACCCATTCGGGTGGTAGCCTCACCGTGGACTACACCCTCCACGATGTGCGCGGGCCCAACTACCGTGTCTTCGCCTACAATGCGGACGGCACCTTCACCGAAGTGGCGATCACCCGTCCCAGCCGCACCTATCTCGGCCGCATCGCCGAGCGGCCGGGAGCCATCGCCGCCGCCCAGCTTTATGACGATGGCTCCATCCGCTCGAGCCTCATGTTCGAAGATGGCACCGTGTGGAAGGGCAACGGCCTCTCGATGAGCATGCCCTCCGCCGCAAGCTGGACGCCGAAGTATCCCACCGAAGTCGTCAGCGCCGGGGAG belongs to Luteolibacter ambystomatis and includes:
- a CDS encoding class I SAM-dependent methyltransferase gives rise to the protein MTTPAFKDHFSTDSAGYAAHRPTYPMALVEALAAITPGHELAVDCACGSGQLTTLLAGRFQNVLGTDASATQIASAAPHDRITYRTTLAEDTGLPDHCADLITVAQAAHWLDLDKFYTEVLRIARPGAAIALITYGKLHIADTIDAVIDEFYDGTIGSYWPPERRIVESGYRTLPFPFEETQLPPLAIELHWRFEDLIAYLGTWSAVKAAEKELGPEVMPRFAEKLRPHWTDPATPRLVRWPLSLRVGHIRPA
- a CDS encoding lactonase family protein, with the protein product MIKPIALSLLLASSLGAAPIPVYLGTQTGGKSKSEGIYATTFDPDNGSFGPVTLAAKYSQPGFLTLHPDKPLLYCTGTPLTPFEDKTDSIAAFRIEADGKLTFLKEGSTGGRGACHLNLDGTARTMAVANYGDGRISTVRLDAGGLPESVASVITNTGTGPNKVRQDKPHAHGVYFTKANNRLYIPDLGLDKVWVHPFDAATSKLGEPTFTSTEPGAGPRHMAFTADEKHAYIIDELDNTITACRNTDGKLEPIQRIGTLPEGWSGENTTAEIEISPDGRFVYGSNRGHDSIAVFSRDADSGRLTFVQHAPCGGKLPRHFKIAPGGKWLLCAHQETATLTALPLDPATGKLGAPGEPIACPNPICILFVMGRK
- a CDS encoding substrate-binding domain-containing protein; translation: METFRFLSPPVQLANEIRRRIEWREWTGRLPGVFRLMSEFGATRRTVEAALGMLREEGLISGPGRRSAMLIHGPQPHVAPRGSVLIYESPPMERSSDHLALFLILERRLPRPVQRLHLPRGMKRSEQLRRIAGLEVSHAVVLDVEGELADAVKARGIRTVALGVATPPATVAAFAVCYRELVVSSLARLFDAGHTRITMPLFQRNPRVVARVRDIVEREFAARDIPYSDLFNTPVVDGDTPQDLHEAIRRLWRLTPPTAIIVNHLRPFLAVFSCLASLGLRVPEHASVICLSHSAEMDAMEPEPSHFCYPVERMARAIIEALEQGAADASNSLLFSPAWRPGRSVAPPRGR